Proteins from a genomic interval of Nostoc sp. TCL240-02:
- a CDS encoding heme-copper oxidase subunit III, whose protein sequence is MTIATTTSEEHSAEHEEHPDLRVWGLLTFLASESLMFGGFFATFLFFRGITAVWPPEGSEVELLVPTINTIILVSSSFVIHFGDTAIKKNNVKGMQLWYAITAIMGAIFLGGQVYEYSTLGYGLTTNVFANCFYIMTGFHGLHVFVGLLLILRALWRSRLPGEYSATNHTFIEMTEIYWHFVDIIWIVLFTLVYVLTLF, encoded by the coding sequence ATGACTATAGCTACAACCACAAGCGAAGAACACAGTGCAGAACACGAAGAACATCCAGATTTAAGAGTTTGGGGATTGTTGACATTCCTCGCCTCTGAATCCTTGATGTTTGGGGGATTTTTTGCCACTTTCTTGTTTTTTAGAGGTATTACAGCAGTTTGGCCACCAGAAGGGAGTGAGGTAGAACTACTTGTGCCGACAATTAACACCATTATTCTGGTGTCTAGTAGTTTCGTGATTCACTTCGGTGATACGGCGATTAAAAAGAATAACGTCAAGGGAATGCAACTGTGGTATGCCATTACTGCAATCATGGGTGCAATTTTCTTGGGTGGTCAGGTTTATGAGTATTCAACATTAGGATACGGACTGACTACCAACGTCTTTGCCAACTGCTTTTATATCATGACTGGGTTCCACGGTTTGCACGTTTTTGTGGGACTGTTATTGATATTACGTGCATTGTGGCGATCGCGTCTCCCTGGTGAATATTCTGCAACCAATCATACTTTCATCGAAATGACAGAGATTTACTGGCACTTCGTAGACATTATCTGGATTGTCTTATTCACCTTAGTGTACGTTCTGACTTTGTTTTAA